The following are encoded in a window of Bacillus sp. SORGH_AS_0510 genomic DNA:
- the proC gene encoding pyrroline-5-carboxylate reductase — protein sequence MNKMAIIGAGSMAEAFISGILDNDLIDRKNIWVTNNSNEERLTSLRERYGVSSTYDLNSLFNGADIVMLAMKPKDVATAIQAIRQYINENMLVVSVLAGVSMDTIETLARIPLAIVRSMPNTSAAVGKSATAVAVNQRVTEEQLEATRNLFSTIGLTTFVEEEQLDAVTGLSGSGPAYIYYLIEAMEKSAVEVGLEKEMASQLIVQTLIGAAEMVKNSSKSSTQLRMDVTSPGGTTEAGMKVLEENGVQQAFISCIKAATAQSKKMGAALRSQLETADQTS from the coding sequence ATGAACAAAATGGCGATCATTGGTGCGGGCTCCATGGCTGAAGCATTCATATCGGGAATTCTTGATAATGATTTAATTGATAGGAAAAATATCTGGGTAACAAACAATTCAAATGAAGAAAGGCTTACAAGTCTTAGAGAACGATATGGTGTGAGCAGTACGTACGATTTGAATTCACTTTTCAACGGCGCAGATATTGTAATGTTAGCGATGAAGCCAAAAGATGTTGCAACAGCTATCCAGGCCATTCGTCAATATATAAATGAGAACATGTTAGTTGTATCCGTATTAGCAGGTGTATCCATGGACACAATTGAAACCTTAGCAAGAATACCGCTTGCAATTGTAAGATCTATGCCAAACACCTCAGCCGCTGTCGGCAAGTCAGCAACCGCAGTAGCAGTGAATCAGCGCGTTACTGAAGAGCAGCTAGAAGCAACCAGAAATCTTTTTAGTACGATAGGTTTAACTACATTTGTTGAAGAAGAACAATTAGATGCTGTCACAGGGCTATCAGGAAGCGGTCCAGCCTATATCTATTATTTGATTGAAGCAATGGAAAAGAGTGCGGTCGAAGTAGGTCTTGAAAAAGAAATGGCAAGCCAACTCATTGTTCAAACACTGATTGGAGCAGCAGAAATGGTTAAGAATTCATCTAAATCCTCCACACAGCTGCGCATGGATGTAACTAGCCCTGGTGGAACAACAGAAGCCGGCATGAAAGTACTCGAAGAAAACGGTGTGCAGCAAGCATTCATTTCTTGCATTAAGGCAGCCACTGCTCAATCAAAGAAAATGGGAGCGGCCTTACGTTCGCAACTTGAGACGGCGGACCAGACTTCCTAA
- a CDS encoding MBL fold metallo-hydrolase has translation MTEWKNGIAKITLPTPFPVGDVNGYLIKGDRLTLVDAGVKTEESWNSLKEQLANLHLSPKDIEQVILTHHHPDHAGMLDFFPDSLEVYGHILNERWIHPTEDFFQEQEEFFRLYFKEFGLPQEYFPFLSKLRKTLKYSCNRSLTGYLSEGMRPKGLNDWVVIETPGHAQSQIALFREKDGVLIGGDLILAHISPNPLLEPPAPGEKERPKPQLQHNDSMKKLLAYPIRCVYTGHGEEVYELEDLIEKRLTRQHERAMTVKNWLKEEELTVFEICKRLFPTVYQRELMLTISETVAQLDYLASIGEISSNDKQPVLYKAT, from the coding sequence ATGACAGAATGGAAAAATGGAATTGCTAAAATTACATTACCAACACCCTTTCCAGTTGGCGATGTCAATGGGTATTTGATTAAAGGTGATCGATTAACACTAGTGGATGCAGGCGTAAAGACGGAAGAGTCATGGAATTCATTAAAAGAGCAACTGGCAAATTTACATTTAAGCCCCAAGGACATTGAACAAGTGATTCTTACCCACCATCACCCGGATCATGCAGGAATGCTTGACTTTTTTCCTGATTCGTTAGAAGTGTATGGTCATATATTGAATGAACGTTGGATACATCCAACTGAAGATTTTTTTCAAGAACAAGAAGAGTTTTTTCGGTTGTATTTTAAGGAGTTTGGTCTCCCGCAGGAGTATTTTCCTTTCCTTTCTAAGCTCAGAAAAACACTGAAGTATTCCTGTAATCGGTCACTAACCGGATATCTTTCTGAAGGGATGAGACCTAAAGGGCTTAATGATTGGGTGGTAATTGAAACCCCAGGTCATGCTCAGAGTCAAATTGCTCTTTTTCGAGAAAAGGATGGAGTACTAATTGGTGGCGATTTGATTCTTGCTCACATCTCACCAAACCCATTACTTGAGCCGCCGGCACCCGGTGAAAAAGAAAGGCCAAAGCCACAGCTTCAGCACAATGATTCGATGAAGAAGCTGCTAGCGTATCCGATCCGCTGTGTGTACACGGGTCACGGTGAAGAAGTGTACGAGTTGGAAGATCTAATAGAAAAACGACTCACACGACAACATGAACGAGCGATGACGGTGAAAAATTGGCTGAAAGAGGAGGAACTAACTGTATTTGAAATCTGTAAGCGCCTGTTTCCAACCGTCTATCAGCGTGAACTAATGCTTACCATATCAGAAACCGTCGCTCAACTTGACTATTTAGCCTCTATCGGCGAAATTAGTAGTAATGATAAACAGCCCGTTCTCTACAAGGCGACTTAA
- a CDS encoding SDR family oxidoreductase, translating to MGREQLKGKNIVITGASGGIGAEIAKLCAASGANLVLLARSIDKLEKLQSEIQEAYRVNVNVFLLDVSDTAQVEKVFKQIFEMTDQVDILVNNAGFGIFREAHKASMDEIKGMFDVNVVGLMACTSMVLPKMRERRFGHIINIASQAGKIATPKSSVYSATKHAVLGYTNALRMELADYNVLVTAVNPGPIATNFFDIADEQGTYVKNVQRYMLQPEFVASKVVNSMLTKTREINLPRWMNMGSVVYVLFPRLFERLGKRAFNSK from the coding sequence GTGGGAAGGGAACAATTAAAAGGAAAAAATATAGTGATTACCGGTGCATCTGGAGGAATTGGTGCAGAAATCGCTAAGCTATGTGCAGCAAGCGGTGCCAATCTTGTTTTGTTGGCAAGAAGTATTGATAAGCTTGAGAAGCTTCAATCTGAAATTCAGGAAGCCTATCGTGTTAATGTCAATGTTTTTCTGCTTGATGTATCTGACACGGCACAGGTAGAGAAGGTATTTAAACAGATTTTTGAAATGACTGATCAGGTTGATATTCTTGTCAATAATGCAGGCTTCGGCATTTTTCGTGAAGCACATAAAGCATCAATGGATGAAATCAAGGGAATGTTTGATGTGAATGTAGTGGGGCTGATGGCATGCACGAGTATGGTGCTGCCGAAGATGCGGGAGAGGCGTTTTGGCCATATCATTAATATTGCCTCGCAGGCAGGTAAGATTGCGACGCCAAAATCAAGTGTATACTCAGCTACTAAGCATGCCGTACTTGGTTATACAAATGCGCTAAGAATGGAGCTTGCGGATTATAATGTGCTAGTAACGGCCGTTAATCCAGGACCAATCGCTACTAATTTTTTTGACATTGCAGATGAACAAGGCACATATGTAAAAAATGTACAGCGGTACATGCTTCAGCCTGAATTTGTTGCAAGTAAGGTGGTTAATAGCATGCTGACGAAAACAAGAGAAATCAATTTGCCGCGCTGGATGAACATGGGAAGCGTGGTTTATGTTCTCTTTCCTCGGTTGTTTGAGCGTCTGGGCAAGAGAGCATTTAACTCAAAATAA
- a CDS encoding YqzH family protein, whose translation MEKELIKKMILNCLKQYYSTESMPIGEKDLEDLINRILLVKVEEPKADLHEIINDTVYEFLTG comes from the coding sequence GTGGAAAAAGAGCTGATAAAAAAAATGATTTTAAACTGTCTAAAGCAGTATTATTCAACTGAATCCATGCCTATTGGCGAAAAAGATTTAGAGGACCTAATCAATAGGATTTTGCTAGTAAAAGTAGAAGAACCAAAAGCAGATTTACACGAGATCATAAATGACACAGTTTATGAGTTTTTAACCGGGTGA
- a CDS encoding UV damage repair protein UvrX, with amino-acid sequence MVDYSTLPQNKILCVDMKSFYASCSAVMLGLDPLNCYLAVCGNKDRQGSIVLAASPRLKKEFGIKTGSRMFEIPEDPRIQIVEPKMATYLRISTEISRVFNRYVPKEAIHTYSVDESFIKVDGAKHLWGDAETIARKIKDDIEREFQLPCAVGIGPNMLMAKLCLDLDAKKKGVAEWTYDDVQTKLWKVSPLREMWGIGRRVEKTLNSMGIFTVGQLARYDLEKLEKKFGIMGNQLYYHAWGVDLSDLGATIIQGQISFGKSQILLRDYKEEEEIKAVILEICEEVARRARTHRKAGRTISLGIGYSQDEFGGGFHRSRTISQPTNVTMELYRVCLELFHEHYTGKTVRQISIAISNIIDDHELQLDLFDMSAYKRRELGYVVDAVRRRFGAGSLLRAVSYTAAGTAKHRATLVGGHKM; translated from the coding sequence ATGGTAGATTACAGTACGCTGCCTCAAAACAAAATCTTATGTGTGGATATGAAAAGCTTTTATGCAAGCTGCTCCGCTGTCATGCTTGGTCTTGACCCCTTGAATTGCTATTTAGCTGTTTGCGGTAATAAGGACCGTCAAGGGAGTATAGTACTTGCTGCTTCCCCAAGATTAAAAAAAGAATTTGGGATTAAAACGGGGTCACGAATGTTTGAAATTCCTGAAGATCCGAGGATTCAAATTGTTGAGCCCAAGATGGCAACGTATTTACGTATTTCTACAGAAATTTCGCGTGTGTTTAACCGCTATGTACCAAAAGAGGCCATTCATACGTATAGCGTCGATGAAAGTTTCATTAAAGTGGACGGTGCTAAGCATTTGTGGGGAGATGCTGAGACGATTGCTCGAAAAATAAAGGATGATATTGAGCGGGAATTTCAGTTGCCATGTGCAGTAGGGATTGGACCCAACATGTTGATGGCAAAGCTTTGCCTGGATCTTGATGCAAAGAAAAAGGGAGTGGCAGAGTGGACATATGACGATGTCCAGACAAAGCTTTGGAAGGTATCGCCGCTTAGAGAAATGTGGGGAATTGGCAGGCGTGTGGAAAAAACTTTAAATAGTATGGGGATTTTTACCGTTGGGCAGCTGGCCCGCTACGACTTAGAAAAACTAGAAAAGAAATTCGGGATTATGGGAAATCAACTTTATTATCATGCCTGGGGAGTGGACCTTTCTGATTTGGGAGCAACCATTATTCAGGGACAAATTAGCTTTGGAAAAAGCCAAATTCTTTTACGGGATTATAAAGAGGAAGAAGAGATTAAGGCCGTCATCTTAGAAATATGTGAAGAGGTTGCACGAAGAGCAAGAACTCATCGAAAGGCGGGGAGAACCATAAGTCTTGGAATAGGGTACAGTCAGGATGAATTTGGGGGCGGCTTTCATCGCTCAAGAACCATTTCACAGCCAACAAATGTGACGATGGAGCTTTACCGTGTTTGTTTGGAATTGTTTCACGAGCATTATACAGGAAAGACGGTACGGCAAATTTCTATTGCTATTAGCAATATTATTGATGATCACGAGCTGCAGCTTGATCTTTTTGATATGAGTGCATACAAGAGAAGAGAGCTGGGCTATGTGGTTGATGCTGTCCGGAGACGATTCGGTGCAGGCTCTCTGCTGCGCGCAGTTTCTTATACAGCTGCAGGAACCGCCAAGCACCGGGCCACCTTAGTTGGAGGGCATAAAATGTAA
- a CDS encoding YolD-like family protein, with protein MIRDRGKIKWTSMMLPEHVKLLREWVKEDGYEQKREMDEQQLELMNEVLSEAVEFDQFVTITHYRNRNYEIVIGKIHYWDELQQRLHIVDRFGEVHRIPVRDIADIRLTDL; from the coding sequence ATGATTCGCGACCGCGGGAAAATCAAATGGACGTCGATGATGCTTCCAGAGCACGTGAAATTGCTTAGGGAATGGGTGAAGGAAGACGGATACGAACAAAAAAGAGAAATGGATGAACAGCAGTTGGAGCTCATGAACGAGGTACTCTCTGAAGCCGTTGAGTTTGATCAGTTCGTTACCATTACACATTATCGGAATCGTAACTATGAAATCGTCATTGGAAAAATCCATTACTGGGATGAACTGCAACAAAGGCTTCATATCGTTGACCGATTTGGAGAAGTACATCGTATTCCTGTTAGGGATATCGCTGATATCAGACTGACGGATTTATGA
- a CDS encoding CDGSH iron-sulfur domain-containing protein produces MSKVQIKVNDNGSLRITGDVELIDGEGNVYPAKPAFSLCRCGLSNNKPYCDGSHKGKFDSQVRVPKGE; encoded by the coding sequence TTGTCAAAAGTACAAATCAAAGTAAATGATAATGGTTCATTAAGAATTACAGGTGATGTAGAATTGATTGATGGCGAAGGTAACGTATATCCAGCGAAACCAGCCTTTTCCCTTTGCCGCTGTGGGTTATCAAACAATAAGCCATACTGTGACGGCTCGCATAAAGGGAAATTTGATTCGCAAGTACGTGTTCCTAAAGGGGAATAG
- a CDS encoding iron-sulfur cluster biosynthesis family protein: MQINITEAAIEKINERTADHNGFLKLKYDTDGCGCAVNGVIALWFVPVLEQDDIAIETNDQPVYVEKAKTVFLDDEMKIDFSPTANCFQLKSPQQILNGRMSLIMKEKTD, from the coding sequence ATGCAGATTAATATTACAGAAGCGGCAATCGAAAAAATTAATGAAAGAACAGCAGACCACAACGGGTTTTTAAAATTAAAATACGATACAGATGGCTGCGGTTGTGCCGTAAATGGTGTAATTGCTTTATGGTTTGTGCCTGTCTTGGAACAAGATGACATAGCCATCGAAACAAATGATCAACCGGTATATGTGGAAAAAGCGAAAACCGTCTTTTTAGACGATGAAATGAAAATTGATTTTTCTCCAACAGCCAATTGTTTTCAATTAAAAAGTCCACAGCAAATTTTAAATGGACGTATGAGTCTTATTATGAAAGAAAAAACAGACTGA
- a CDS encoding alpha/beta hydrolase, protein MRKAFRALFIVLFFWLSLALYFTNRLMYMKKKDEELILRREKEAGRYKPDEFETVPKQEVDIPSPFGYMIKGVLLEPHSTNRYIIISHGVTETKINSIKYANLFLERGFNAFIYDHRRHGESGGKTTSFGHYEKFDLKTIVDWMKKEKGPNLKLGIHGESMGAATMLLYAGLLEDGADFYIADCPFSDFKEQLAYLIKKDFKLLPGLLLPIGDILLRFRDKYSIQNVSPISVIENIKHPVLFIHSKKDDFILPTMTKDLFEQKKGPKMLYLAENGRHAQSFNENPADYERVIDEFLEKYVHQPLSVN, encoded by the coding sequence GTGAGGAAGGCATTTCGAGCCCTGTTTATTGTGTTATTTTTCTGGTTATCTCTTGCTCTATACTTTACAAACCGTCTAATGTACATGAAGAAAAAAGATGAAGAGTTAATTTTAAGGCGGGAAAAGGAAGCTGGCAGGTATAAACCTGATGAGTTTGAGACTGTGCCGAAGCAGGAGGTGGATATTCCTTCTCCTTTTGGTTACATGATTAAAGGAGTCCTTTTAGAACCACATTCGACGAACCGGTATATCATTATCTCTCACGGCGTAACGGAGACAAAAATCAACTCGATTAAATATGCAAACCTGTTCCTAGAGAGAGGCTTTAATGCCTTTATTTATGATCATCGCCGCCACGGAGAATCCGGCGGAAAAACAACCAGCTTTGGCCACTATGAAAAATTCGACTTAAAAACGATTGTGGATTGGATGAAAAAAGAAAAAGGACCGAACCTAAAACTTGGTATTCATGGGGAATCAATGGGTGCTGCTACTATGCTGTTATATGCCGGACTTCTTGAGGACGGGGCAGATTTTTATATTGCTGATTGCCCATTTTCGGATTTTAAGGAGCAGCTGGCTTACCTTATAAAAAAAGACTTTAAGCTTCTCCCTGGACTCTTACTACCAATAGGAGATATTCTATTACGGTTTCGAGACAAATATTCTATCCAGAATGTATCACCCATTTCAGTTATTGAAAATATTAAACATCCTGTTCTGTTCATTCATAGTAAAAAAGATGACTTTATTCTCCCTACTATGACAAAGGATTTATTTGAGCAAAAAAAGGGGCCAAAAATGTTATACCTTGCTGAAAATGGACGCCATGCCCAGTCCTTTAACGAAAACCCCGCTGATTATGAACGCGTCATTGATGAATTCTTAGAAAAATACGTTCATCAGCCTTTATCAGTAAATTAA
- a CDS encoding hydroxymethylglutaryl-CoA lyase, whose translation MMLSLPKKVTIIEVGPRDGLQNEKLFVPTDIKKQFIHSLRKAGLQEMELTSFVSPKWVPQMGDAPEIVAECLDGNARNFVLAPNRKGIDRVYSTDCKAVAVFVGVSNSFNLKNINKTTQDSMAELKPIIQELKEKNYFVRACISTAFYCPYEGKINETDTVKLCSEFIEAGVDELSVADTIGMAAPNEAYSLFSQLKEKFSDTLLTAHFHDTRKLALANIFASLQAGIDRFDTSAGGLGGCPFAPGAAGNAATEDVVYFLERMGIETGVSLEKLLDAIEIVRPHLSRQIESSYYRLHAQTV comes from the coding sequence ATGATGCTAAGTTTACCTAAAAAAGTGACGATAATTGAAGTTGGCCCACGAGATGGTCTGCAGAATGAAAAATTATTTGTACCTACTGATATAAAAAAACAATTCATTCATAGCTTAAGAAAAGCTGGTCTTCAGGAAATGGAATTGACGTCTTTTGTCTCCCCAAAATGGGTGCCACAAATGGGAGACGCTCCAGAAATTGTTGCGGAATGCCTTGATGGAAACGCGAGAAACTTTGTCCTTGCCCCAAACCGTAAGGGGATTGACCGGGTTTATTCTACTGATTGTAAGGCGGTGGCCGTATTTGTCGGTGTCAGCAACAGTTTTAATCTAAAAAACATCAATAAAACAACACAAGATAGTATGGCGGAGCTAAAACCCATCATCCAGGAACTAAAAGAAAAGAACTATTTTGTTCGTGCCTGTATCTCGACAGCCTTCTATTGTCCTTATGAAGGAAAAATAAATGAAACAGATACTGTAAAGCTTTGTTCTGAGTTTATCGAGGCTGGCGTGGATGAATTAAGTGTGGCTGATACCATTGGCATGGCTGCACCCAACGAAGCGTACTCCTTATTTTCACAGTTAAAAGAAAAGTTTTCAGACACCTTGTTAACCGCCCATTTCCACGACACACGAAAGCTTGCTCTTGCGAATATTTTTGCTTCCCTTCAGGCAGGTATTGACCGGTTTGATACGTCGGCTGGCGGTCTTGGCGGCTGCCCATTTGCTCCCGGGGCGGCAGGAAATGCAGCCACGGAGGATGTGGTGTATTTCCTTGAGAGGATGGGTATTGAGACTGGTGTGAGTTTGGAGAAACTTCTTGATGCGATTGAGATCGTTCGCCCACATCTTTCAAGACAAATTGAAAGCAGTTATTACCGTCTCCATGCGCAAACGGTCTAG